From the Desulfovibrio sp. JY genome, one window contains:
- a CDS encoding glycosyltransferase encodes MVVGQAPFARLPEAVCRLLLVGGRGPGLVAARDAAMAAGGACPSLADALALAVWQDAPLWPEAAAVLATRNASRTFLPPETTHLAAQVAAYAGKSVPEPYFERLAARRETARMLAYLLTRHGKSPDDPGLAHRIACLAPMVGQFDEAVDVLAALPEPLAPLGRQAAGELALLAGRAGAAATLFQGTLPTPAVDKRLAEALVAAGNREGGLAALSRAVSARPFDALGLARLHDLAVGFDWRTVPLPGSVAVLVYSYNNARLLERTLDALSRTDWTFAADGARLTVLDNGSGDDTAALLRGWRERLAGRLDVVALPVNIGAPAARNWLAALPGTRSAGFVAFLDDDALPPPDWLGRFGAAVAAHPGAGVWGAMIRGIGSPHFVQSADTHLLPTPRLQGEWGRGFDLARPWLATADDGAYGVCRPCASVTGCCHLFRASVLADLGGFDLRFSPTQYDDLDMDLRQLLAGRPAVCQGHLRVVHAKATGAASGQGGGQYGSGFANQFKLHHKYDDGQFAAAAETAFAALAGDCAAKAEALAGMGRIAPETAALWRVAEDGRGG; translated from the coding sequence ATGGTGGTGGGGCAGGCGCCGTTTGCCCGGTTGCCGGAAGCGGTCTGCCGCCTGCTGCTCGTCGGCGGGCGCGGTCCCGGACTGGTGGCGGCCCGGGACGCGGCCATGGCCGCCGGGGGGGCGTGTCCGTCCCTGGCCGATGCCCTGGCCCTGGCCGTGTGGCAGGACGCGCCGCTTTGGCCCGAGGCGGCGGCGGTGCTCGCGACCCGCAATGCCAGCCGTACTTTTTTGCCGCCGGAGACGACCCACCTCGCGGCCCAGGTGGCCGCATATGCCGGGAAAAGCGTTCCCGAGCCCTATTTCGAGCGTCTGGCCGCCAGGCGCGAGACGGCCAGGATGCTGGCCTATCTGCTGACCCGGCACGGGAAGTCCCCGGACGATCCCGGCCTGGCCCACAGGATCGCCTGCCTGGCCCCCATGGTCGGGCAATTTGACGAAGCCGTGGATGTCTTGGCTGCGCTGCCGGAGCCGCTTGCGCCGCTTGGGCGGCAGGCGGCCGGCGAACTGGCCCTGCTTGCCGGCCGGGCCGGTGCGGCTGCGACATTGTTTCAGGGCACGTTGCCGACGCCGGCCGTGGACAAGCGTCTGGCCGAGGCGCTTGTGGCCGCCGGGAACCGGGAAGGGGGGCTAGCCGCGCTTTCCCGGGCGGTTTCGGCCCGGCCCTTCGACGCCTTGGGACTGGCCCGGCTGCACGATCTGGCCGTCGGCTTCGATTGGCGCACCGTCCCGCTCCCGGGTTCGGTCGCGGTGCTGGTCTATTCCTATAATAACGCCCGGCTGCTGGAGCGCACCCTGGACGCCCTGTCCCGGACCGACTGGACCTTTGCCGCCGACGGGGCGCGGCTGACGGTGCTGGACAACGGCTCGGGCGACGACACGGCCGCGCTGCTTCGCGGCTGGCGCGAACGCCTGGCCGGGCGCCTGGACGTCGTGGCGCTGCCGGTCAATATCGGCGCGCCCGCCGCCCGCAACTGGCTGGCCGCCCTGCCCGGGACCCGAAGCGCCGGATTCGTGGCCTTTCTCGACGACGACGCCTTGCCGCCGCCGGACTGGCTGGGGCGGTTCGGCGCGGCCGTTGCCGCGCATCCCGGGGCGGGTGTGTGGGGCGCGATGATCCGGGGCATCGGCAGCCCGCATTTCGTCCAAAGCGCGGACACGCACCTGCTCCCCACGCCGCGCTTGCAGGGGGAGTGGGGCAGGGGCTTCGATCTGGCCCGGCCCTGGCTGGCCACGGCCGATGACGGCGCGTACGGCGTGTGCCGGCCGTGCGCCTCGGTGACGGGCTGCTGCCATCTGTTTCGCGCGTCCGTTTTGGCCGATCTCGGCGGCTTCGACCTGCGCTTTTCCCCCACCCAGTACGACGACCTGGATATGGACCTGCGCCAGTTGCTCGCCGGCCGGCCGGCCGTGTGCCAGGGGCATTTGCGGGTGGTCCACGCCAAGGCCACGGGCGCGGCCTCGGGCCAGGGCGGCGGGCAGTACGGCTCGGGTTTCGCCAACCAGTTCAAGCTCCACCACAAATATGATGACGGGCAGTTTGCCGCCGCCGCCGAAACGGCCTTTGCCGCCCTGGCCGGGGACTGCGCCGCCAAGGCCGAGGCCCTAGCCGGCATGGGGCGCATCGCGCCGGAAACGGCGGCCTTGTGGCGCGTTGCGGAGGACGGCCGTGGCGGCTGA
- a CDS encoding glycosyltransferase family 9 protein encodes MAAEKLPIAVLQTQRMGDLILTYPLLLWLARRYPGHPVTVVAEPDFAAPLAPLSPPAGYWPLSRGDELARREHALVVNLSIRPEAARLASLIPAETTLGPVADAAGVVRVAGDWQLYRASVVGNNRHNRFHWAELNALDLIPAGDMAATVWPAPRGGRPDRSKVGVFVGASERDKRPSAAFSGALCRELARRGLVPVLLGGPGEVALGAEAAKCAGIAVANLCGKLGLMELAVLGQELSLLITPDTGPMHLAAWTGLRTLNISVGPVSAYETGPYQPGHFVLRPRMSCRGCWGCGRDRPYCRERLDAARVAYVASRLARGETDRLAGAVVPGYELLTTGRDGLGLYALTPLCRGERPDAREALGAFWRAQFGWLLGAFDAAAPRVALDALAQDHSRLLVALSRGLAGLGARLVRLARQGDVPDAGFALTFAPVVRPLAGFVERLLQNADGDRASRLRCLALLERTASLVSRS; translated from the coding sequence GTGGCGGCTGAAAAACTCCCCATCGCCGTGCTCCAGACCCAGCGTATGGGAGACTTGATTCTCACCTATCCGCTGCTTTTGTGGCTGGCCCGGCGCTACCCCGGTCATCCTGTCACGGTGGTGGCCGAGCCAGATTTCGCCGCGCCCCTGGCTCCCCTGAGTCCCCCGGCCGGCTATTGGCCGCTGTCGCGCGGGGACGAGTTGGCCCGGCGCGAACACGCCCTTGTCGTCAACCTGAGCATCCGGCCCGAGGCGGCAAGGCTTGCCAGCCTGATCCCGGCGGAAACGACCCTGGGCCCGGTCGCCGATGCGGCCGGCGTGGTGCGGGTGGCCGGCGACTGGCAGCTCTACCGGGCCTCGGTGGTCGGCAACAACCGCCACAACCGCTTCCACTGGGCCGAGCTCAATGCCCTGGACCTGATCCCGGCCGGCGACATGGCGGCAACGGTCTGGCCTGCCCCGCGCGGCGGTCGGCCCGACCGGTCCAAGGTCGGGGTGTTCGTGGGCGCAAGCGAGCGCGACAAACGGCCGTCCGCGGCGTTTAGCGGGGCGCTTTGCCGGGAACTGGCCCGGCGGGGGCTGGTGCCGGTGCTCCTTGGCGGTCCGGGCGAGGTGGCGCTCGGGGCCGAGGCGGCAAAATGCGCCGGCATTGCGGTCGCCAACCTGTGCGGCAAGCTGGGGCTCATGGAACTGGCCGTGCTCGGCCAGGAACTTTCCCTGCTCATCACCCCGGACACCGGCCCCATGCACCTGGCCGCCTGGACCGGGCTGCGCACGCTCAACATTTCCGTCGGGCCGGTCAGCGCCTACGAAACCGGGCCGTACCAGCCCGGCCATTTCGTGCTGCGGCCCCGCATGTCCTGCCGGGGCTGCTGGGGCTGCGGGCGGGATCGGCCGTATTGCCGGGAACGCCTGGACGCGGCCCGGGTGGCCTACGTGGCCTCCCGGCTGGCCCGGGGCGAAACGGACCGGCTGGCCGGGGCGGTGGTCCCCGGCTACGAACTGCTTACCACGGGCCGCGACGGGTTGGGGCTCTACGCGCTGACGCCCCTTTGCCGGGGGGAGCGTCCCGACGCCCGGGAGGCGTTGGGGGCCTTTTGGCGGGCCCAGTTCGGCTGGCTGCTCGGGGCCTTTGACGCGGCCGCGCCCCGGGTCGCCCTGGACGCCCTTGCCCAGGACCATTCCCGGCTCCTTGTCGCCCTGTCCCGGGGGCTGGCCGGCCTTGGCGCCCGGCTTGTCCGGCTGGCTCGCCAGGGAGACGTGCCCGATGCCGGCTTTGCCCTTACCTTTGCCCCGGTGGTGCGCCCCCTGGCCGGATTTGTCGAACGCCTGCTGCAAAACGCCGACGGCGACCGGGCCTCGCGCCTGCGCTGCCTGGCCTTGCTCGAGCGCACCGCGTCCCTCGTTTCCCGGTCCTGA
- a CDS encoding flagellar hook-length control protein FliK, whose protein sequence is MQILPLVTPRAQAAADAKQQNAALTSRQSAMFASLMQSVRDTTQASATQAGADRTSASSAAASTSTSTDPLSASDTPSRQDLMDLPLTREDLAALHDDLVDQGFSDDELAAMEQKVDSPEGLTWGEMMHEVEKKVSKTKSNEKKEVSNEDTVQLLGLFGKLGFTADESQSMVDSLGKGESEGVWSKISDKVASLGDDSSVSLSSSEMATLGRTMNLSEAAQKRLTALFDQSNAESGLSGQGLRTAFGLVKNEVLSQLGQEAQSMQAFRQAASVVLDKAWQRQQTKISSDLHQDDVARKAAQVVAMGGEKKAKPQDVPTASQPGIDVLADVPDAGTSPLTTDAAKDGQDSGQARQAQQGGRATGQSAQAAASELHGKAGAVATEQAVATGNQAATTGVGTQTASSGDTAQQAQASPKQTAATPQFAAGNSNGNAAGNAGGFAAGQQGGGAGGSFEQNGQEGGWGEFWSKVRVDKSGGQATTGTGGNTAQTMAAMDAVNGSRQASQAKPFDAALAARAARQLETGILRNVGQDAKQLTLNLSPDELGKLSVTLTVKDKEVKAIIKADNADTAAMLHDQAAHIKKTLEDQGFKVTKLEVQTGAAQDNQTAWQSPEQHNQAREQREAMERMRSSQRLARSGGSIALDADASGFVPQAATSAASGLDLFA, encoded by the coding sequence ATGCAGATTCTTCCGCTTGTCACCCCGCGCGCGCAGGCAGCCGCAGACGCCAAGCAGCAAAACGCCGCGCTCACCTCGCGCCAGTCCGCGATGTTCGCGAGCCTTATGCAAAGCGTCCGCGACACTACCCAGGCAAGCGCCACGCAGGCTGGCGCCGATCGAACGAGCGCCTCTTCCGCCGCCGCCAGCACCAGCACCAGCACCGATCCGCTCTCGGCGTCCGACACCCCCAGCCGCCAGGACCTGATGGATCTGCCCCTGACCCGGGAAGATCTTGCCGCCCTGCATGACGACCTGGTGGATCAGGGCTTTTCCGACGACGAACTCGCCGCCATGGAGCAAAAGGTCGACAGCCCGGAGGGGCTGACCTGGGGCGAGATGATGCACGAGGTGGAGAAGAAGGTTTCCAAGACCAAGAGCAACGAGAAGAAGGAAGTGTCCAACGAGGATACGGTCCAGCTGCTCGGTCTTTTCGGCAAGCTCGGCTTCACCGCCGACGAGTCGCAGTCCATGGTGGATTCGCTCGGTAAGGGCGAATCCGAGGGCGTCTGGTCCAAGATCAGCGACAAGGTGGCGAGCCTCGGCGACGATAGTTCCGTCAGCCTCAGCTCTTCCGAAATGGCCACCCTCGGCCGGACCATGAACCTGTCCGAGGCCGCCCAGAAGCGTCTGACCGCCCTGTTCGACCAATCCAATGCCGAATCCGGGCTGTCCGGCCAGGGCCTGCGCACGGCCTTCGGCCTGGTAAAAAACGAAGTCTTGTCCCAGCTGGGCCAGGAAGCGCAGTCCATGCAGGCGTTTCGCCAGGCCGCTTCGGTGGTGCTGGACAAGGCCTGGCAGCGCCAGCAGACCAAGATCAGCTCCGACCTGCATCAGGACGACGTGGCCCGCAAGGCCGCCCAGGTCGTGGCCATGGGCGGCGAAAAGAAGGCCAAGCCCCAGGACGTGCCCACGGCCAGCCAGCCCGGCATCGACGTGCTGGCCGACGTGCCCGACGCCGGGACCTCGCCCCTGACCACGGATGCCGCCAAGGATGGCCAGGACTCCGGCCAGGCGCGCCAAGCGCAGCAGGGTGGCCGGGCCACCGGGCAAAGCGCCCAGGCGGCGGCTTCCGAGCTGCACGGCAAGGCCGGTGCGGTGGCCACCGAACAGGCGGTCGCGACCGGTAACCAGGCCGCGACGACCGGCGTCGGCACTCAGACCGCTTCTTCGGGCGATACGGCGCAACAAGCCCAGGCTTCGCCCAAGCAGACAGCGGCCACGCCCCAGTTCGCCGCCGGGAATTCGAACGGCAACGCGGCCGGCAACGCGGGCGGCTTTGCCGCCGGACAGCAGGGCGGCGGCGCGGGCGGTTCTTTCGAGCAAAACGGCCAGGAAGGCGGCTGGGGAGAATTTTGGAGCAAGGTGCGGGTGGACAAGTCCGGCGGGCAGGCGACCACCGGCACGGGCGGCAATACCGCCCAGACCATGGCCGCCATGGACGCGGTCAACGGTTCGCGCCAGGCCTCGCAGGCCAAGCCCTTTGACGCCGCCCTGGCGGCCCGGGCCGCCAGGCAACTCGAAACCGGCATCCTGCGCAACGTCGGCCAGGACGCCAAGCAGCTGACCCTCAATCTTTCGCCTGACGAGCTCGGCAAGCTGAGCGTCACGCTGACGGTCAAGGACAAGGAAGTCAAGGCGATCATCAAGGCCGACAATGCCGACACGGCCGCCATGCTGCACGATCAGGCGGCGCACATCAAGAAGACCCTGGAGGACCAGGGGTTTAAGGTGACCAAACTCGAGGTGCAGACCGGCGCCGCCCAGGACAACCAGACCGCCTGGCAAAGCCCCGAGCAGCACAATCAGGCCCGCGAACAGCGCGAGGCCATGGAACGGATGCGTTCCTCCCAGCGCCTGGCCCGTTCCGGCGGCAGTATCGCCCTGGACGCCGACGCTTCGGGATTCGTGCCCCAGGCCGCGACATCCGCCGCCTCCGGGCTCGACCTTTTCGCGTAA
- a CDS encoding flagellar hook assembly protein FlgD: protein MSYISSILGADKSTTSTTSKTGTSSLGQDAFLQLLVTQLQHQDPLSPMDDKEFVAELAQFSSLEQLTEINSGIDNLATLNEKSQVMGAVNFIGKTIEATGTAVSLTKGKATSVTFTLPEDAQTCMVNVLDSSGTIVRTKDLDATKAGDVEFTWDGKDYDGNVCDDGQYQIAVTATNADSEVMKVSSTMSGTVVGITQQNGTYYLNIGNDRYVAFNDITNVIDKTPTTTSDSGSDSGSKSGS from the coding sequence ATGAGCTACATCAGCAGCATCCTCGGCGCCGATAAGTCGACCACGTCGACCACGTCGAAGACCGGCACCTCCAGCCTCGGCCAGGACGCTTTCCTGCAACTGCTTGTGACCCAGTTGCAGCACCAGGATCCCCTGAGCCCCATGGACGACAAGGAGTTCGTGGCCGAACTGGCCCAGTTCTCCAGCCTCGAGCAGCTCACCGAGATCAATTCCGGCATCGATAACCTGGCCACCCTCAACGAGAAGTCGCAGGTCATGGGCGCGGTCAACTTCATCGGCAAGACCATCGAGGCCACCGGCACCGCCGTGAGCCTCACCAAGGGCAAGGCCACCTCCGTGACCTTCACCCTGCCCGAGGATGCGCAAACCTGCATGGTCAACGTGCTCGACAGCTCGGGCACCATCGTGCGCACCAAGGACCTTGACGCAACGAAGGCCGGGGATGTGGAATTTACCTGGGACGGCAAGGATTACGACGGCAACGTCTGTGACGACGGCCAGTATCAGATCGCGGTGACCGCCACCAACGCCGACAGCGAAGTCATGAAGGTGTCGAGCACCATGAGCGGCACCGTGGTCGGCATCACCCAGCAAAACGGAACATACTACCTCAATATCGGCAATGATCGGTACGTGGCTTTCAACGACATCACCAATGTGATCGACAAGACCCCGACGACGACCAGCGATTCAGGCAGCGATTCAGGCAGTAAGTCAGGCTCCTAG
- a CDS encoding flagellar hook protein FlgE encodes MGVGLNTAMWSGVSGLMANSTKMTSIGNNLANVNTYGFKSARTDFVTLMSATIGTASGVDQVGRGVRVGSVVTDYSQGGLETTSINTDMAISGNGFFMVKQKSSVGSNGKMLNTGNQTMYYTRAGDFHFDENGYLVSTTGLAVQGWKVDQDKLDTANASGTTLSNTPITGQIRDIVLDSYSSPAKATTSVTVITNLDSDSTSATTRDSNAGSSFYAMSATWDGTKDPAMASTAYSYQTTVKVYDANGSPHTLTTYYDKIKNKDGKEYWEYAVTCNPSEDGRVDAAGNPLANTAVAGLLMVGTMTFDSSGSMENMSAYTLKASNATAGAFDPDAWSVAGISSSGYPEFTANFKSVSNGSFTDQSGATNISLNLGMRSTSGWATGTTLGDIDPTDPTTLGSFNPAKLKINSNVTTNYATSSSTVFSSQNGYTAGLLTSVSVDSDGVLTGTFSNGVSLQLWVLALANFTNLQGLDNAGNSLYTATLESGEGTTNRPNSGSVGSISGNTLESSNVDMATEMVNMIVTQRGFEGNSKTITTVDSMLSEIIQLKR; translated from the coding sequence ATGGGCGTTGGATTAAATACCGCCATGTGGTCGGGAGTGTCCGGTCTGATGGCCAACTCGACGAAGATGACCAGCATCGGCAACAACCTGGCCAACGTGAATACCTACGGCTTCAAGTCGGCGCGCACGGACTTCGTGACGCTCATGAGCGCCACCATCGGCACGGCTTCGGGCGTGGACCAGGTCGGACGCGGCGTGCGCGTCGGCTCCGTGGTGACGGATTACTCCCAGGGCGGCCTGGAGACCACCAGCATCAACACCGACATGGCCATAAGCGGCAACGGCTTTTTCATGGTCAAGCAGAAGAGCTCGGTGGGCTCCAACGGCAAGATGCTCAATACCGGCAACCAGACCATGTATTACACCCGGGCCGGCGACTTCCACTTCGACGAGAACGGCTACCTGGTGAGCACCACCGGACTGGCCGTACAGGGCTGGAAGGTGGATCAGGACAAGCTCGACACTGCCAATGCCTCTGGTACGACCCTGAGCAACACCCCGATCACCGGGCAGATCCGGGACATCGTCCTCGATTCGTACTCCAGTCCGGCCAAGGCCACCACCAGCGTTACCGTCATCACCAACCTGGATTCCGATTCCACCAGCGCCACCACCCGCGACTCCAACGCCGGGTCCAGCTTCTACGCCATGAGTGCCACCTGGGATGGCACCAAGGACCCGGCCATGGCCTCCACCGCCTACAGTTATCAGACCACCGTCAAGGTGTACGATGCCAACGGTTCGCCCCATACCCTGACCACCTACTACGACAAGATCAAGAATAAGGACGGGAAGGAGTACTGGGAATACGCCGTGACCTGCAACCCGTCGGAGGACGGCCGGGTGGACGCCGCAGGCAACCCCCTTGCCAATACCGCGGTGGCCGGCTTGCTCATGGTCGGCACCATGACCTTCGACTCCTCGGGGTCCATGGAGAACATGAGTGCCTATACGCTGAAGGCCAGCAACGCCACCGCCGGTGCCTTCGACCCGGATGCATGGAGTGTGGCCGGCATCTCGTCCAGCGGCTATCCCGAATTCACGGCCAACTTCAAGTCGGTTTCCAACGGCAGCTTCACGGACCAGAGCGGCGCCACCAACATCTCGCTCAACCTCGGCATGCGCAGCACCTCAGGCTGGGCCACCGGCACCACCCTGGGCGACATCGACCCGACCGACCCGACCACCCTCGGTTCCTTCAACCCGGCGAAACTGAAGATCAACAGCAACGTGACCACCAACTACGCCACGTCCTCCTCCACGGTGTTCAGCTCCCAAAACGGCTATACCGCGGGGCTTTTGACCAGCGTCTCGGTGGACAGCGACGGCGTGCTGACCGGCACCTTCTCCAACGGCGTGAGCCTGCAACTGTGGGTGCTGGCCCTGGCCAACTTCACCAACCTGCAAGGACTCGACAACGCCGGCAACAGCCTCTACACCGCCACCCTGGAATCCGGCGAGGGGACGACCAACCGGCCCAACAGCGGCTCCGTGGGCTCCATCTCCGGCAACACCCTGGAATCCTCCAACGTGGACATGGCCACGGAGATGGTCAACATGATCGTGACCCAGCGCGGCTTCGAAGGCAACAGCAAGACCATCACCACCGTGGACTCCATGCTCTCCGAGATTATCCAGCTCAAGCGTTAG
- a CDS encoding flagellin: MALTINTNMMAMNAARNLSNSYGALSTSTQRLSSGLRINTAADDAAGLAIRELMRADISTLNQGVRNANDAISMIQTADGALQVVDEKLIRMKELAEQAATGTYTSDQRLIIDSEYQAMASEITRIAMATDFNGIYLLNGNLSGAAHDGTGINSVGKLKVHFGTGNSSAEDYYYVQIGNSTASALGVGMGAVSGASGRSISTQALAQKALDALQSAIVSKDKIRANLGALQNRLENTVSNLQIQAENLQSAESQISDVDVATEMTNFVKNQILTQSAVAMLSQANSLPKMAMQLISG; the protein is encoded by the coding sequence ATGGCCCTGACCATCAACACGAACATGATGGCGATGAACGCCGCCAGGAATCTGTCCAATTCCTATGGCGCCCTGTCGACCTCGACCCAGCGCCTGTCGTCGGGCCTTCGCATCAACACCGCGGCCGATGACGCCGCCGGCCTGGCCATTCGTGAGCTCATGCGCGCAGATATCTCCACCCTGAACCAAGGGGTGCGCAACGCCAACGACGCCATTTCCATGATCCAGACCGCCGACGGCGCGCTCCAGGTCGTGGACGAAAAGCTCATCCGCATGAAGGAACTGGCCGAACAGGCGGCCACCGGCACGTACACGTCCGACCAGCGCCTGATCATCGACTCCGAATATCAGGCCATGGCTTCGGAAATTACCCGTATCGCCATGGCGACCGACTTCAACGGCATTTATCTGCTTAACGGCAACCTTTCCGGCGCCGCCCACGACGGTACCGGCATCAACTCCGTGGGCAAGCTCAAGGTCCACTTCGGCACCGGCAACTCCAGCGCCGAGGACTACTACTACGTCCAGATCGGCAACTCCACGGCTTCCGCCCTGGGCGTGGGCATGGGCGCCGTATCCGGGGCTTCCGGCCGCAGTATCTCCACCCAGGCACTGGCCCAGAAGGCCCTCGACGCCCTCCAGTCGGCCATTGTTTCCAAGGACAAGATCCGCGCCAACCTGGGTGCCTTGCAAAACCGCCTGGAAAACACCGTTTCCAACCTGCAGATCCAGGCCGAGAACCTGCAGTCGGCCGAATCCCAGATTTCCGACGTGGATGTGGCCACGGAAATGACCAATTTCGTGAAGAACCAGATTCTCACCCAGTCGGCCGTGGCCATGCTGTCCCAGGCCAACTCGCTGCCGAAGATGGCCATGCAGCTTATCAGCGGCTAG
- the rnc gene encoding ribonuclease III produces the protein MSEATALENTLGHVFARPELLTTALTHSSYANERGEAAKHNERLEFLGDAVLELSVSEELFARFPESPEGELTLLRSQLVNESSLAAMALRLSLEDHILLGKGEENQGGRTRPSLLSDAFEAVIGALFLDGGYKAAKRFVDATFADVWPVRSVAPKTRDYKSRLQEYTQKVHKARPVYTLLGSEGPEHDKRFTVRLELPDGRALKAVEKSVKKAEQMAARLALEKIADATSIW, from the coding sequence ATGTCTGAAGCCACCGCCCTGGAAAACACCCTGGGGCATGTTTTTGCCCGGCCTGAACTGCTGACCACGGCGCTGACCCACAGTTCCTATGCCAATGAACGCGGCGAAGCCGCCAAACACAACGAACGTCTGGAATTTCTGGGCGATGCGGTACTGGAGTTGTCCGTTTCCGAGGAACTCTTCGCCCGCTTTCCGGAATCCCCCGAAGGCGAGCTGACGCTCCTGCGCTCCCAACTCGTCAACGAATCGAGTCTGGCCGCCATGGCCTTGCGCCTGTCCCTGGAGGACCACATCCTGCTCGGCAAGGGGGAGGAAAATCAGGGGGGCCGGACCCGGCCGTCGCTTTTGAGCGACGCCTTCGAGGCCGTCATCGGCGCGCTTTTTCTGGACGGAGGCTACAAAGCGGCCAAACGCTTCGTGGACGCGACCTTTGCCGACGTCTGGCCGGTCAGGTCCGTTGCGCCCAAAACCAGGGACTATAAAAGCCGGCTTCAGGAATACACCCAGAAGGTCCACAAGGCGCGCCCCGTCTACACCCTGCTCGGCAGCGAGGGGCCGGAGCACGACAAGCGCTTTACCGTACGCCTGGAGCTGCCGGACGGACGCGCGCTAAAAGCCGTGGAAAAAAGCGTGAAAAAGGCCGAGCAGATGGCCGCCAGACTGGCCCTGGAAAAAATCGCCGACGCCACCTCGATCTGGTAG
- a CDS encoding phosphotransacetylase family protein has protein sequence MAGLYVGATAGYSGKNMVVMGLGLRFQKEGYSVGYLKPVGAMPREIDGRLWDDDAYHVQRILRTNEEPETLTPVIASHDFQVKAFRNQTGDVMGLIRASYEKVSAGKDITIVGGSGGMHTGKYCNADGVRVVRELGLTAVVIDRYSKELNYDYLLVLKEQLGDHLAGVILNDVAQNFLDETQTLIAPFLSDRGIRVLGVIPKDPLMGAIKVSDLADRLGGKVISAHHKADRIVENFLIGTMQVENFMTHFRRQKNSAIIVGGDRSDVHLVALEGDSPCLVLTGNLYPNDIILTRSEVLEIPIIVVREDTYTVAKKMETLLLRHKLRDEIKIRQGAQLINANLDFPLLLDILGLKR, from the coding sequence ATGGCTGGACTGTATGTTGGCGCGACAGCCGGATATTCCGGTAAAAATATGGTGGTCATGGGGCTTGGGCTCCGGTTCCAGAAGGAAGGCTACTCCGTCGGCTACCTGAAGCCCGTGGGGGCCATGCCGCGCGAGATCGACGGCCGGCTCTGGGACGACGACGCCTACCACGTCCAGCGCATCCTGCGCACCAACGAGGAACCCGAAACGCTGACCCCGGTCATCGCGTCCCATGATTTCCAGGTCAAGGCCTTTCGCAACCAGACCGGCGACGTCATGGGGCTTATCCGCGCCTCCTACGAGAAAGTCTCCGCCGGCAAGGACATCACCATCGTCGGCGGCTCGGGCGGCATGCACACCGGCAAATACTGCAACGCCGACGGCGTGCGGGTGGTGCGCGAGCTGGGGCTGACGGCCGTGGTCATCGACCGCTATTCCAAGGAACTCAACTACGACTACCTGCTCGTGCTCAAGGAGCAGCTTGGCGACCATCTGGCCGGCGTCATCCTAAACGACGTGGCCCAGAATTTCCTGGACGAGACCCAGACGCTCATCGCGCCCTTTTTAAGCGACCGGGGCATCCGGGTGCTCGGCGTCATTCCCAAGGACCCGCTCATGGGGGCGATCAAGGTCTCGGACCTGGCCGACCGGCTCGGCGGCAAGGTCATTTCGGCCCACCACAAGGCCGACCGCATCGTGGAGAATTTTCTGATCGGCACCATGCAGGTGGAAAATTTCATGACGCATTTCCGGCGGCAGAAAAATTCCGCCATCATCGTCGGCGGCGACCGCTCCGACGTCCACCTGGTGGCCCTGGAAGGCGACAGCCCCTGCCTGGTGCTGACCGGCAATCTTTACCCCAACGACATCATCCTCACCCGCTCGGAGGTCCTGGAGATCCCCATCATCGTGGTGCGCGAGGATACCTACACCGTGGCCAAAAAGATGGAGACACTCCTTTTGCGCCACAAGCTGCGCGACGAAATCAAGATCCGCCAGGGAGCGCAGCTGATAAACGCCAATCTCGATTTCCCCCTGCTGCTCGATATTTTGGGCCTCAAGCGTTAG